Sequence from the Amaranthus tricolor cultivar Red isolate AtriRed21 chromosome 1, ASM2621246v1, whole genome shotgun sequence genome:
cagtaCGTGGAATATTTAAGGTCACCATTGGTCGTGGCAACaggatagcaggaaaaggtggaaaatgttacatggttgacctcacagcaacatcatgctCTTGTTAGAAACCAACCATATTCAAGTTACCATGCTCAAatgttcttgcagtatgtcgagctcgtaacatttcgtatgatgcttttgtggacccttcGTTTCGCACTACAGAATACGTATCAACATATAAGAAGACTTTTATGCCTgttccagacatgttcacctgcaatccttggaatggtcctacaattgttccagatccctcaacTAAGCGTGGAAAGGGTCGTCCGCGATCAACTCACATAAGGAACGAAATGTGCTCCGGTGACGCGTCCTCGTAACACATGTAGCATTTGTGGATTTAatggtcataataagaaaatatgTCCTCGTACGATTTGTCAAAGGTCAACAAAGTATGTGTTTATTTAACTTGCACATTTATCATCATGTTGAGTCTGATAATATTGTATGTATGTAATAGCGATAATGGCGATgtcgggcccagttgatccatcagtacTTACGCTTTAGGTGACCCACAGGAGCTTAGttgcgtgggagggctccactaCCTAGTTGGCTACTCGTCAGTACTACCAGACGAGTACGTTACATTGGCAGGTGGATGACAGAGTTTTAGAGGTAGTGAAATTAGCTGATTTTAGTAACATTCACAGATTGTTGGGCGAGGGTTTaaagctcgatcgagctcttatcactgcattagtggagaggtggaggcTGGAGACTCATACATTCTAGCTCACGATTGGCGAGGTAATaatcacgttgcaagatgtggcagttataCTGGGACTGCCCATTGAAGGATAGGTAGTGATTGGTCATGAAGAGGGACATTGGTCAACCTTAGTTCATGAACTACTAGGGATTTGGCCAGAAAACCCTCAAGACCTCACAGAGCCGAAGATCATCACTGGATCCTCGTTGAAGTTGACTTGGCTCAGAGAGCATTTCAACGTGCTAGAGGACGACGTGAATGATGTTACAGTCGAGAGGCATGCGCGCGCGTACAttttgtacctgtttggatgcatcttgtttccagacaagagcgGTGACTCAGTCCAATTAATCTATCTCCCTTTGCTAAGAGAGTTAGAGCGGGTAGATGAGTatagttggggaagtgctacccttGCATATCTGAATCGTAAtttatgtcgagcatctcgtaagggtaCCAAGGACATTGGAGACTGCTTGttgttgttacagatatggtcgTGGGAGTatattcatatagggaggcctaTGATTCGGACGATTCGACCCACTGGGCAACATTATCAGGACGATGACGCAAGGGATTTTGAACCGGTCTTAGATTCACAACATCGTCGTGGGAGGGATCCTTtagcagtaaggtagcaacaatcacttcactattcaaattcaaatttcactattttatgatacatgGAAGTATTAAATTGGAAATTTCACTATTTTGTTCGCAGCTGGCTTTGCGTATATCTTTCTAGGTCCCACTCCTCACATAGTCTAGTTTACTACAGAGACGTACttgatcgacaacgggacgagcaggttattaaaatttatatttgtattagttatcaataaattgtatatattacttagtatattgatttctattataGATGACATGGTAGCCTTACACAACAGCTAAGATGGACTCTTTGCCACACATATGTAgatcgggccacgagatttggagatcgcgttgtctattaatttgctttgacatcgtcgagctacatctctcggatcgtgtcatgcgtcaattcggtttggagcaggtaattccgcatgcctgtgacacccaacctcaactacatgcgattgataggaggactggggacaagaactacgtTATACGACATACATCTCAggtagatgcgtggaatgaccgagcatctCGATTGGTTCAAGGAGATAACTACACCGGTCAAAGCTTTGGTGCGTACATGAATTGGTACAGACGTATCTCCATACAACGTCTCACGAACACCAAATTTACACAGCCAAGATCACATTACTATCCGACATCTGcgttactggtacgtcttcttttaacactcataacatatagtaatacttttatgtgattcttttaacaatatgaTGATAACATACAGGCTGAGCGTATCTGATCGGTACTCATACAatgcaatgacacgattcacggggccgctacatcgccagcTGATGTGGGGTATCGGCGATGTTCTCAAACCTTTGGCTCCATTAACGTGTCATTGACCGtgcattgagtcaggcggggTATGAGTACTTTATTCCGACTCCACCCATCATTGGTGAGGTTGATGatacattccacactccttctccaggGAGTTCGGCccaccgaggtagctcttccggaaAATCAAGTAgtcggtccacaagaggtcaCGAGCGTTCATCTACTtgaggtcggtcttccagatcccCATCGACATCCGGTGCTATGTCGCCATTCGTTCCTCCAACTTCCATGACTACTCCTCTACATCCATCACCTCCGCATACGATCAttacatatcagcgtgctagtcaaagacgagctcctgctcttaataTCATTGCAGAAGTTGACGAGTATACACCATCCTCATCCACCGATGTGCACAACAAAAGGAGCCGGGAATTGTAGTTTAATAAACTTTGTATCAATTTATATggcttgaacttcttgtatcactttccatgattgtaatatattttcgcattattttcataattaatgttttcaaatCAATCTGGTTCGtagttgattattatggaatagatggtattgaactatttATGGGAATTGAaagactaaaaataaaatgttgcaaGGGCACAGAGCAAActgccacatgagatggcggttcaCCCAGAGAAAATCGCcacatgaaatggcggtttaccTAGACCaaaccgctacttcatgtgGCGATTTACAGTTCACCTAAAACCGCTATCTTAttt
This genomic interval carries:
- the LOC130818424 gene encoding serine/threonine-protein phosphatase 7 long form homolog; translation: MAMSGPVDPSVDDRVLEVVKLADFSNIHRLLGEGLKLDRALITALVVIGHEEGHWSTLVHELLGIWPENPQDLTEPKIITGSSLKLTWLREHFNVLEDDVNDVTVERHARAYILYLFGCILFPDKSGDSVQLIYLPLLRELERVDEYSWGSATLAYLNRNLCRASRKGTKDIGDCLLLLQIWSWEYIHIGRPMIRTIRPTGQHYQDDDARDFEPVLDSQHRRGRDPLAVSWLCVYLSRSHSSHSLVYYRDVLDRQRDEQLRWTLCHTYVDRATRFGDRVVY